The DNA window ataatcttttctgctttgctaaTTGGGTATTTTTGATTGTATATAGCTACTAGATTTCTGAGTTCTAAtcaaaatgtataaaatacGTGATGATACAGACAATAACTTGCAGAATGCACTCTGTTAATAAGCTTGAAAGGTGGTAGTCTAACATGCTGCATGTTATTTATTTCGCTATCTCAAAGCTTGTCATGAGGGACAATGCAGTGCTGTTTATGAAGTGTAGGTAAAAGTTCACCTGCAGCCTTAGATATGGTCTAAAGTTGGTAATTATCCCTAATTACCAGATCTAGGGAAATGAAGTAAACTAGGAACAAATCATGCTCATAATGATATAACTGGAATACAGTGGCTGAAATCtatcttttcagctgaaaagtaGCAACACTTCAAACTGCCATAAGTAGCTAGTACAAAGTTTAGTATTCACAGTCAAAGTTGAGTTTAATTTCAGTTTATATTACATCTTTGGATTAATTCGAAGTGCAGTTAGAATTGCTGGAATTACTTATATTCTTTCATAGTGAAATTAGTAGAGCCAGACCTGCAGTGTCTATGGTGAGCCTCATGTCTGTGGAATCTGGCCTTCCCGAGTAGCGGCTCTCAGGTTTGCCAGTCCCTCAAGATCAGTAAACTGGAGGTTGTCTGCAGAGCCTGAACACTCCCTCAGGGTTGCATCTGTGTTGCTGAATCCAGCCTAAGTAATGGCAGCTTTATAGAGTCAGACCAGCATGCGCTGTTCTGTATGGAAATGGCTAAGGAGGAATAGGTAGTGGACTATGACCAGGGAAAGAATATGACACTACTTCCCTGGTGTACAGATTACCGGAAGGTATTCTGTAGTTTTCTTGATACGGTGTTAGTTTAAAATGGATTCACTCACTACATgttctgaaaagcaatttttgaGTGTTTAAAACACAGTCACAGGCTCGTGTGCTGTCAGGTATTCACCCAATAAATGTGTATAAATTTAATTATCCTattaatgtggtttttttatcCTCACAGATGCTTATATTTATCACAGTGTATCACTGTTACCATCCTGTTTGGGTTTGGTAATCTAGACTAATACTGTACTTTTCCATGCTtctatttaataataataagaatTTCTGTCCTTATGGATTCCATGGAAAATGTGTGGTTTGATACAATAACTTATTATGAAAtagcttttccttcatttatacAGTTACGCGCTACTGTACTATAGAATTTATGTACTGCTGTTTCGGTATTTCCACAGATTACCTCCAAGCTTGAGGTGCTTGATAAGCCAATAGCCTAATTTAAAGCCAGGCATTCCAGATGAATTAACTTAGGGGTTTTACCATTCCAGCGCTTGTGCGCACTCTTGTTCTGGTTGCTGGTTTAATTCTGCTTAGGCAgaattttatttgaagagaCTATGACAGCTCCAaggcagttttctttctttgggaTTTCAGCGCTGGTGAATTTAACCTCTGCCCAAAGCTACTGTTTTATGGGTTTATTGGGACATAACAAATCAAATCCGCTGATGCTCGTTGAGAGGAAGGATTTGTGTGGGATGAGAGACTTCGTAAGTCTGCTGTGTGCACTCAGTTCCCATCTCttcaaaaagcttttaagttatcatgatttatttttgtcattttcagaaagataaGCTCAAAAGTAAATCTAGATTCTGTTCACATGTGTTCATGTCTTTGGGACAGTGAACATAAATCTGATAAAGGCTCCAGTCTGTATGTTCATGATGTCCCAGGGTTGCTCTTCTCTTTAGCAGGCTCTCCCAGTCTGCTCTGATGATACTGAACAAAAGCTGAACATACATAAATGGAACAAAATGTTTGTTCAGCACCAAGGGTATCCAATCTGATATACGTTCTTGCTGTTCTtcttacagaaattaatttctcttctgaaaaactTTAGTCCtgttgttcatttgtttaatcGGTTTCCCactacagcattttaaatacttaCTATGCATGGAATGGctctgtttcttcagaaaatgtaaaatgaaaagtttgAAAATCTTTATAGATTGAATCTTAAAGGAGAAAAGTTGGGGGACAGGATGGGACTCCAGATTTTTTTGGGACCACTTCAGAACATTAAGAACACATTTCCTTTtgctaaaaccagtgttttacagcatttatttccctttaacCGCAATTCATATTGTTTCTTTGTGCGTGACAGATGTTACTACTTTTATCAGACCAGACCTGCAGTACAGTTTTAAGACCATTTGAAGTTATTTGCCAGGTCTAGTGATGGGCTGCACACAGAGATGGGGCAGAACTGTCAGAGGTTTGGCATGTGTTGTGTTCTGTTCCAGCATTGACTGCCGTGAGGAACACTGCCTTATTTTGAACCGTGATTTGAGGGTGGATATGCCAGACTTATTTATGCCAACTGGGAAAATGGTCAATGttcaaaaacttaaaattttagaGGAATGAAACTTTTGTCTTTTCTATTCCTGCCAAGCAAGGAAGtgcttatttcttaaaattctgcatttttttccccagtgaagGCTTTTGATTCATTGCAGTTGTGAGGAGATACTGGAAATTCCCTGTATAGATCAGCCTACCGTTGACTTCCCTGTGTTATGATTAGGCAGGCTAAAACAGCACTGCGTTCAGTAGAACATTGTCGTTGGCTGTTGAGATGTTACTAATTCCATCTGTCTAAATATTGGCATTAGCGACCCAACAAAGAACGTTCTTTGAACAAAGAACAACCATATACCTGTCTGCAAAGTATGATGAGCAAATGTGTTTGTTCCTCCAATGGTTGCTTTTTTTGGCATGTGGAATGAATTCTGGAGCACTGTAAGCATTTCATTTCCTGTTAAATGAAGGTGACTGTCTCTCTTCACAGGCACTGTCTGGCTTCAGACAGATCCATGTCATTGACATGGATACTATAGATGTTTCTAATCTTAACCGACAGTTTCTGTTTCGGTAAGTGATATTTTCATGattccacttttatttttttaaatgtacctAAACAAAATATGTGAGTGTGATCATAATTATGGTCAAACAAGATGTCATTAAAGATCACTGAAATTTCATATCATAGTAGTACTCATAATTAACTAAGTCATGTGTGGGATTCCTTGTTGTGTTGAGATCTGTGGTGTCATAGTTTGAGCGTGAAGAATATTAACATACATTCCTTGCCATTCAAATACAGATAATGACTAATGGAAAAGGTGACACCAGAGAGTAACGCACACAGATTGAGATACTGCTATTTCTGCTACCCTTTTCTTCtaagcaaaatgcaaaattgttggattatttttttggtGCTGATAATTGTAGTTACATGGATGTATTCAGAAAGGCAATGTAAATAAATCTCTGGGGCTCTTGTATCTGATGCTTTACAGGGGTGGCTTAATATTATCCATATCAATAAATTTTCTGGCTAACAATTAGTCACTTAGTTCAGTATTACAATGCATAGAGTCTGGAAAGATTAAATCTACTAAAATAATGCATTTGAAATTGCTTGTGTTTTTTCCCAGACCGAAGGATGTTGGGCGACCAAAAGCAGAAGTTGCAGCAGAATTCCTAAACAGCCGCATTCCCAACTGTGCTGTCGTAGCGTATCCTTTTGTAGAGAAGCAGTAGTCCCAAAGGCTtcaaaaaaacctagaaaactCTGTAGGTGGTAAGACTATCTGAAGTATTTTGCTGccatcctctctttttttcatacGATAAAGAGCAGATTCATCCAGCTGGTGATTGAGAATTCTTTCTCCGTGGCATTAGCATACAGGAAACATGCATGGGGAAGGCAAGCTAAGCTTTAAGAAACTAGTTTCTTtccactgaggttttttttttaattcaaatgcaATATTGTAATTTTCACTGAGATATGAGAATTACAGGTTTATTCACCAGTGTTCTGAGTACGCACTAGTAGGAGATATTAGTTTATAAACATAGAGCAAAATTTAGTGATTCAGGACTTTGTGAGAGCACATGTTTTGAGCTTCCTAAATAGTTTGCCTGCTGAGCTTTCTCTTGTGTGACTGTTACATTGTGTCCCTTAGTTGCTTTGTCAGCTGTGGGAATTTTGAATCTTTCAATCACTtagttttttaaagaagtgttATATAAAATTACAGTAATAAATTAGATAATGTTTTAGCTTTAGGCTAGCAAATAGAAAACAGTAAATGTAACTActttataaatatattcctttACTGGGCTTacattcagatattttaaaaagattcaAGACATGGACGAAAGCTTCTATCGACGTAAGTGGTATTTGTTTGCCTGCCAGACACCCACTGGTGCTTTAGGGGAACATTGCAGTTGGTGCTGCTCACTGCTCTTCCTGGTAGTTAGATTGCTGATCATTTTAGTCTTCTACAGTATACTGGAAGTAAAAGTAACAAGTAGACAAAACTTAAATGCATCTGTCATATAGGTAATGTAGGGGAGATAGTTAAACTACAGTCAGTTCCTCTGGACTGTTATGGACAGAATACTTTGCTTGCCTTAAGACGTATGCATTAGTATAGACTTTAAATAacgtttttttccccctagagTTTCATATTATTGTTTGTGGGCTGGACTCTATAATTGCAAGAAGATGGATAAATGGCATGCTGGTAAAGTCTTCAATCTTTTTAAAGCCTGGTTATTGCTTGAGTATAGATAACTAAAATTGAACAGATTTGTGTAGAATGTGTCATTAAAGTGAAATGAGGGCTGCTGAAACTCACAGCGTTCTGtatctatttctgttttcttttctttttgtgaacaGGATAAAATGCATGCTTTCTTACCTGCCTTTTTCTTGAGGAGTGTTAGCCAACATTTTTGCAGTGTCCTGCAGGGGTAATTTCAAAGTTAGATCACGCTGTTTATGGCCATGTGCAGTCAGCTTTTGAAAATCGTAAGAAGGGAAgttccacagcctctctggatgCTCCCATtgtgaatgtttttttcattagcCAAACAGTACTTACTGTGCTGCAAGTTGTAAATGTCATCTTTTGGAGCCCCATTGCTACAAAGTAGTAGGAAGCTGGTCACTGAACTAGGTAGTTTTATCATTGTgaatttgtttataaaataatgATCTTGAGTATTTACCAAtattaaaccaaaacaaaatcaaaaccaacaacaatCCAAGAATCAAACCCCCAAATCCTTTAAACCAACAAACCATTTGTTCTCATGTACTATAAGGGAATAATAGCATTTATCaggggagcaaggggaggaggagatggagggtGGTAGATGGAGTCTTACACACTGGCAAATAAATAGTGTTTTGTACAGCTTATTTTAACAGTACATAGTGTATGTTAAGCATTCAGTCTGTGGTGTACCATTAAGAATaaaatctctgattttttttccttcctgcaacttgttttaaaaaaacaaaccaaacaacccaacaaCCCCTCCCACCTTTATTCGTTAGATGTCATTTTTACATTATGAAGATGGCGTCCTGGATCCAAGTTCCATCATACCTTTAATAGATGGAGGGACGGAAGGTTTTAAAGGAAACGTTCGTGTGATCATTCCTGGTATGACAGCATGTGTTGAATGCACTCTTGAGCTTTATCCACCACAGGTAATTGCAACCGgtgatatttcctttttttgtattcctctgttttgcttgtttcttttcctaggAACTATACATAATGTAttacatgctttcttctgtttttttttttttcccctgcccaCACCAGGTCAATTTTCCCATGTGTACTATTGCATCTATGCCCAGACTGCCGGAGCACTGTATTGAGTATGTCAGGATATTGCAGTGGCCAAAGGAGCAACCTTTTGGAGGTAATTAGTGTATTGCACTGGTGCTAAACTGACATTTCTCTCTTTAACTGATTTGTTTTGCGTTAGGTATACACAActacttttaataaaaaaatcctaccTTTTAACCTTACGTGGCTCTTTGTTGTATTGAATCTAAGCCTCCTCTGATCTGACAATGGATTTTCTCTTCTCGGACCTGCTCTCCAGTTCCACATTTGTTCAtgtgtttctctctctcatacTGCACAAAGTATTTCCTGACTCAATATATAACCTGTAACAGCTCTATAAATCTGTGAAGTTAAGATAGTTTGTATGTAGAATGTGTTAGAACTTACGATGTTCATAGAAATTATGTTTTGATTATTTAAACTGTCAAGTTTAATAACTTAATAGGGTATTGGTTTTAACCCAAATTAAAGCAAAGGGATTGCTTCAGATTAAAAGAATGctgtatttctgaagaattCTTATAATTGTAACCTATCTGTAAATTCTTAATTTTGCTGTAGAAGGTGTTGCATTGGATGGAGATGACCCTGAACATATACAGTGGATTTACCAGAAGTCTTTAGAAAGAGCATCACAATTCAACATTAAAGGTGTTACATACAGGCTCACCCAAGGTAAGGGTAAGGCATTTCACTGAGTTTGTGGCATTTGCAGTTCGGCTGGGTTGGTATTCTGTGTACTTGTTAGGACTAAgcttgcagctctgctgagaacgAAATAGTTCTTTTCTCTATTAACatcttaaaacagaaacaagcagcTTGTTTCCTGTGccagcacaaatatttttatgatgagTGAGCTGTTTAGGCATTCATGATGAATCAGAGGAACTTATCTGGGACAAAACtgaacattttttcccattttatttttaacctggaGCAGCTCCACAGTTTACATTACACTGCGACCGCTTTTGGTGGGTCAAAGAGTAGTAACAAAAGAACATGATTGCCTCTTTTAGCAACAGCAGCACTTTATGCCAGTTTAGGCTGGTTGAGACTGTAGCATCTGTTTTTTTACCGCTGCATATGCCTCTGTTCACATGCAAGAGCAGATTGCTGCCACTCATttaatcagcattttaaatgctatccagagagaagagaagtGGAGGATCTCATACAGAATCTCCAGAATTTGTGGTAACTTGTATTTGTTGACTTGTAGTACTAAGAGTGGAGTTGAAATGCTGGGCTACAAATGCCACACTTGAACCTCAGTGTGTGTCTTTCTATCAAAAAAGGGTGAACTGACTCCATGCGTGTCTTCCTCAGATTCCACCTTGTATATTGCAGATAgtctttttctttgcaacagTTTATACTGGCTCCTCTAGTCGTATTTTTATGGTACAGATAAATGTGAACTCCAGTTATGAAATACAATTATGCACGTGCTAATGGCTGAGCAGTTTTCAGCATTTGAAGATGGCTTCCCTATAAAGTACATAGCAGAAAGCAGGCAAAGGTAAAGGTTGCATTCATGTTTTCTTAGGTATGAAGGGATACAAGTCAATAATGAGAAGCCAGAGGAATCTCAGACTACTTGGGAATTTGCTGTCTTTTTGGCAGGCCTGAAAAGAGCAAACCTCCTTGTTCCCAATGTACAAACTTGTATGCATGGGAAATCTTGCTTTATATCGGTGTATGGGCTATGCTGTTTGAGTGGATGGGCTCTGTAAGAAGAGTTGGATGAAGATGCCAACACTGTTTGTCAAGCCTGTCCTTGCAGAAGGAATACCAAATTCAAATATCTTTCCTTTATGCATTTCTCCAGTTAAACAGGATAGAACtgagtttaaaattaattttcagtgctAAATACTGAATGCGTGTTTTTAGAATTTGTTCGCTAGTTCTCTTTgtgtgttacttttttttttcctcagcatgcTTGATGcattcctaaaataaaaaaatgccaaatCACTTGAGCAGCATGCCATTATACCTTACTGTTACAGAGATTCCTGGAAAGTTTGAAGTACCTTTGGGGGCACCCTTCTACAATTATTCTGGCTAAAAGTCGTGTCTCAGCATagtttcttggaaaaaaaaaaagctgtacgTCTtgtttttacaggggtggtTAAACGAATTATTCCAGCAGTAGCTTCTACAAATGCAGTAATTGCAGGTATGCTAAAATAACtaattttgcttctgctttacaGACTTTAGAGTTTTGTAAGGCAGTAGTAAGGAATCGAGAACACGGGGAGGGTAGTAGTAATTTTTAATGGGTCTGTTTTATTCTTAGtgtcttatttctgttttccatagAGAAACTGCATGTGACTGTATGAATTTTAGGCTCATATGAGACTGGGAGTGAGCAAGAGCATTTGagattggggaaaaaaataactggaaaacACGGTATATAAGCTTAACATAGTCTCAGTTTAGTGCTGAGTCTGTGGTGTTAATGCAGCTACCAtcagatgtttatttttctctttacagaTTGTTATacttggggtggttttttttttggtcacttCTTTGGTACAAGTTTGTGCACTAATGTCTGCGCATTCTGAGACAGAGCTAGAAAGCAAaggaattgtttttttttctcattccagCTGTTTGTGCCACTGAAGTTTTTAAGATAGCCACaaggtatttaatttcttattaatAACATGCATGATTTCCAACATAATGACATGTATTAACACTAACATATTTGTCATTATAGTGCATACATTCCTCTAAACAACTACTTGGTGTTTAATGATGCAGATGGATTATACACATATACATTTGAAGCTGAAAGAAAGGTTAGTGCTATTAAAGGCTTGACAGGGTTGTTTCCGTGATTTTTATTGAATTTATGCTGTTTGTGTGTATTTCTGAAACCCAATATTGAATTTCTTGGCCCCTAGCACTGAAtaataatatttctgaagttttaaaagcagaaactaCAATGTTACTAGTCTGCTAACCCCCCCCGATCATTGTTTTTAGCATGTAGGAATTTTTATTGAAACTTCTGTGGTTTTGGGTCTAATGGTGATGACAGTGGTGCTCTGTCCGTGTAGAGGAGCAGGACTGTGTACCTCCAGACCAATGGATGTTTTATTTGATGTCCTGGTGATTAAACCTTTTCTTCTGCCCATCAGTTTACCAAAAACTATCACATAGTATATGTAATGGCATATTTAATTGTTGCCTGTTTATCCAAAGTTTCTTAATATTTGGAAAAGTAGCTTCTGGTACAGGGAGGTTCTTCAGACAGCTACTTCTGTGGTGTCTGCTGGTGCAACATTGGTATCTCAACTGTTTTGGTATGCTACCTGCAGAGGAAAATAGTACTTGACTTTTCTGAAAGTGAATCCTGAAGATTTCCCGTCATACAAGAACCATGGTTTACAAAATAAGATACGCAATCTTAAGACTACTCATAAGCAAATCTAGTCAAAAAGAAGTTATGACAACAACTGATTTTAAAGATTGTAGTATTAAATTTTGTCAGATGAAATTTGTAGTTCATAAATACTTAGCTGCTGTTGGGGGCCAGTCAAACAGTGACAGACTTCACAAGGAATTGGGTTTTGTCATTAATATTTGCAAGAGAATTAATATTCCTAGagctaaaactttttttaaatagttttcagACTTTAttagcagcatttaaaaaaatcatacttaATGTAATGTGCATTCTTGTGTTACTCTGTTGTAGGAGAACTGTCCAGCCTGCAGCCAACTTCCCCAAAACATAGAGATTTCCCCTTCAGCTAAATTACAGGAGATCTTGGATTACTTGACAAATAATGCTTCATTGTAAGTGTGCAACTATTCTGACTTGATAATTTTTGGTAGTTTAATGTTTCCAAAAGGTAATttctaaatgtattttcatgtgattttttaaaaatgttttatatatagGCAAATGAAATCTCCTGCAATCACAGCAACTATGTATGGgggaaataaaacactttatttACAGGTAATCTGAACATATGTAATTGTCTTTAATAATcctaatatatttaaatttactttcctggattggaaaggaaatattttggcttcttttttttttttttttgcagacagTAGCTTCAATTGAAGAACGAACAAGGCCAAATCTTTCCAAGACACTAAAAGGTACCGTGCAGTTGTTGCGTATATTTCCAAGATACTCCTCTAAACAGAGAGCCAATCAGTTTCAACCCTCTGTATAGCGATTTAGCTTTATTTTGCACCATGCAGTAGAACGTGCTTCATTATCCTTTTATGTGTACAATATACTTTTCTCAGGTAGCTCAACGATGAGCTTTGAATTGCCAAAATGTGAATTGTGGGCAGATGCAGAGAGAAACATTGCAACAAAGCAAGCTGATAACTGATGTAAATGAAACATAATTCAgtagttttctgtgtttcttgaTGAGGTCTGTTAGTTTCCTGCTTAAAATGGATGAATATTAGTTTAGCTGGTGAGGTGTTTGCAACTTTATTTCATCATATTTATGGTTTGTGAGATTGGCATTcatgggtgggtttttttaattattttaatttaaaaaaaaaagacaaaccacaTGGGTTTGCTGTActtaaacttttctttctgtttcagaattGGGGCTTGTGGATGGTCAGGAACTTGCAGTTGCTGATGTTACTACACCACAGACTATGCTGTTCAAGCTTCACTTTACCACTTAATTTATTAATGAGTAAACTGCACGTACAGCAAGAGAAATCTGTACCCACCCTGTAAAACAAACATACTCTGTGGGTGTTAAAGCAACCTGAAATGTTCATGTTAGCGATAGCATTGTTGAAGGTTAGGTAACACAAATGAATCACCATATTTCAGAATTGTACGTAGAAGCCAATATTTGGTGGATTATATTTGTATAAATGCTTATTAATGTACAGAACTCTGATGTATAGGAACACACTTTTTCCAGATTTTGTTGTCAAAATGTTAATGCTAATATACTTTCAGACACATGGAAATTTTAAGGTGGCCAAAAGTCTTGTTTTCAACACGTGTGCACATATATGCAATGCGAAGACCCTTTAAAAGGAACCACAGCGACATGGTTTTAAATTGTAGCAGGCCTGTATGCTTGCTGAGTCACCTTAAAACCAAACGAGGTCAGTAGGCTAGAATGCACATTTTCCTTGTATTTGATATTGATCAATTTTATGAAACGTGTTGAGTATGGAAGAGATTACTTTGCAAGCAAACACAAAAGGACAAAACAAAGAACTGTACATGAGAACATGGACATCTCTACTTGCAGTCCCCAAGCAGCTATGGTGCCCAGTATTGCAGGATTATGTTCAAGTACCATTGGTGCTGTTAAggtatttattaataaaaatatcataaaGACACCTTCACTTGTGGCTTATCAGTGGGTGTTCAAGGGTGTTTAAACCTCGGTTAAAAAACCAAGGGCATTATTTGGCTGCTGCAGTCAGCAACCTTTCTGCAAGCCATGCCAGACACCTCAATGTGAGTTCTCTGGTTTTACTTGATACCTGTCAACAGTGTTCAaattttccatcttttaaaCTATGAACTGTGTTTTGCACATCAACTCAGTGGCAAAGGGTGTGGGGGAGGCATTTTCCTGTGTATTTAACCAGGTGATTTTGAACAATGGCACGTTTGTAAGTGCGAAAGGGCCCCACGTAAGCTGTGGGACTTGAAGCAGCGAGTTTCAAGTTGGTTTTGACATCTGGCGGGGAGGCGGCCGTCCCGGGCCTCCGCCATGACAGGGACCGGGGCGGAAGGCCTCGCGCTGCCTCAGGGCGCCGGAGGGCGGCTGCGCGCCGGCCCGGTTGCGACGTGGAGGCCGGCGGCGCGCATGCGCGGAGCGTCCCCCCCTGCGCTCCGCGCCGAGCCCAGCCCGaggccgccggccccgccgccgccgccgccgccggggagcGGGCCCTGAGGGCGGGTCGCTCCCTGCCCGCCTCGGTGCTTGTGGCCCGGTGctgccgccgcctccgcgcgggGACCGGGCGACGCGGAGGATGAGCTGGTTCAACGCCTCGCAGCTGTCCAGCTTCGCCAAGCAGGCGCTGTCGCAGGCCCAGAAGTCTATCGACCGGGTGCTGGACATCCAGGCCGAGGAGAGCCCCTGGCCCGACGCCGTCATCCCCGACTACGGCGACGGTAAGCCTGGGCGGCCACGGCGGGCGGCCCGGGCCGtggcccccgccccgctgcggGGTGGGCTgagccccccggcccggcccggcctcgCCCCCCGGCCTGGCCCGGCCTCGCCCCggcctcccgccccgcccctgcctccccccaaCCCGGGGCGGGGGTCCCGCTTGCGGAGGCTTAACCTGTCCCCATGCTCGCCCAAAGCCCGTTCAGCGGCGCCTGCGGTGCTCCTCCTTCGCCCCTTgcaggcggggaggggagggggggcaccGACGGAAAGCTGAGGCAGCCTCGGCAGCGCACGCTGTCCCCGCTCCGTGTCACCCGCCCGGTGCTCTCGGTGCGTGGGTAGCGCCGCGCTTCGTACCCGCGTTTCTCAAcccgttgttttttttttttgccgaGGGACTAATAGGTGATGAACACCGCTCAGCGGataaaaaaggggaaattatGTTATTTCTGAGGCGTGCACGGATTTGCTCTTTGCGACAGGAAAAGCAGAGTAGAAGCTGAAAGTCTGGTCTGTGTAAGCCAAGTGAGGCTTCCACTCTTTGTGGCGTGAAGTTAATCCTCCAGTATCTGTTGAAAGGAATGTGCTGGTGGAAAAATCGTCACGGCCTGGTTATGAGGAAATGTCTCCTTTGTATGTATGCTAATGTAGAACCTGAAAGAATGGTCAGACCTAAGCTGCTGTTTGGAGATGGAAGAGCAATAAGGAGCCCTCGCATTAGAAACTCCTTTCCCATAAATAATATACCTTAAAGATAagaatgaataaagaaaaagccGAGATACAAGGTCATTTGGAATCAGTGTCCTTACTGCAGCTACATCTGGAAGAACTGTGTGTGGTTGTGGTAGGAGGTTGTTTCCAGGTTTACCCACGGCAGAGTTAGATTTCTGAAAATCGAAAGCTATAACAATTGAAAGTGTTTTCTAGGTCGCTCGGCAAAGTATGGGGGTGGTTTTGCATCTCTCCATGCCTTTGCAGGAGCAAGGGCTCAGCAGTCACGTAGTCCAGTGTTGTCTTAAATTACTGGAATTGTTTATAGAAGACTGCATTTACttaatttcttaaaactttAAACTTAtccaaacagatttttaaatttaatttatatctTAGTATTTATA is part of the Phalacrocorax aristotelis chromosome 6, bGulAri2.1, whole genome shotgun sequence genome and encodes:
- the UBA3 gene encoding NEDD8-activating enzyme E1 catalytic subunit isoform X4, producing MAVDGGCGDTGDWEGRWNHVKKFLERSGPFTHPDFEPGTQALEFLLSTCKVLVIGAGGLGCELLKNLALSGFRQIHVIDMDTIDVSNLNRQFLFRPKDVGRPKAEVAAEFLNSRIPNCAVVAYFKKIQDMDESFYRQFHIIVCGLDSIIARRWINGMLMSFLHYEDGVLDPSSIIPLIDGGTEGFKGNVRVIIPGMTACVECTLELYPPQVNFPMCTIASMPRLPEHCIEYVRILQWPKEQPFGEGVALDGDDPEHIQWIYQKSLERASQFNIKGVTYRLTQGVVKRIIPAVASTNAVIAAVCATEVFKIATSAYIPLNNYLVFNDADGLYTYTFEAERKENCPACSQLPQNIEISPSAKLQEILDYLTNNASLQMKSPAITATMYGGNKTLYLQTVASIEERTRPNLSKTLKELGLVDGQELAVADVTTPQTMLFKLHFTT
- the UBA3 gene encoding NEDD8-activating enzyme E1 catalytic subunit isoform X1; translated protein: MADGEEPEKKRRRLEELLADGMAVDGGCGDTGDWEGRWNHVKKFLERSGPFTHPDFEPGTQALEFLLSTCKVLVIGAGGLGCELLKNLALSGFRQIHVIDMDTIDVSNLNRQFLFRPKDVGRPKAEVAAEFLNSRIPNCAVVAYFKKIQDMDESFYRQFHIIVCGLDSIIARRWINGMLMSFLHYEDGVLDPSSIIPLIDGGTEGFKGNVRVIIPGMTACVECTLELYPPQVNFPMCTIASMPRLPEHCIEYVRILQWPKEQPFGEGVALDGDDPEHIQWIYQKSLERASQFNIKGVTYRLTQGVVKRIIPAVASTNAVIAAVCATEVFKIATSAYIPLNNYLVFNDADGLYTYTFEAERKENCPACSQLPQNIEISPSAKLQEILDYLTNNASLQMKSPAITATMYGGNKTLYLQTVASIEERTRPNLSKTLKELGLVDGQELAVADVTTPQTMLFKLHFTT
- the UBA3 gene encoding NEDD8-activating enzyme E1 catalytic subunit isoform X2, with product MADGEEPEKKRRRLEELLADGMAVDGGCGDTGDWEGRWNHVKKFLERSGPFTHPDFEPGTQALEFLLSTCKVLVIGAGGLGCELLKNLALSGFRQIHVIDMDTIDVSNLNRQFLFRPKDVGRPKAEVAAEFLNSRIPNCAVVAYFKKIQDMDESFYRQFHIIVCGLDSIIARRWINGMLMSFLHYEDGVLDPSSIIPLIDGGTEGFKGNVRVIIPGMTACVECTLELYPPQVNFPMCTIASMPRLPEHCIEYVRILQWPKEQPFGGVALDGDDPEHIQWIYQKSLERASQFNIKGVTYRLTQGVVKRIIPAVASTNAVIAAVCATEVFKIATSAYIPLNNYLVFNDADGLYTYTFEAERKENCPACSQLPQNIEISPSAKLQEILDYLTNNASLQMKSPAITATMYGGNKTLYLQTVASIEERTRPNLSKTLKELGLVDGQELAVADVTTPQTMLFKLHFTT
- the UBA3 gene encoding NEDD8-activating enzyme E1 catalytic subunit isoform X3 codes for the protein MADGEEPMAVDGGCGDTGDWEGRWNHVKKFLERSGPFTHPDFEPGTQALEFLLSTCKVLVIGAGGLGCELLKNLALSGFRQIHVIDMDTIDVSNLNRQFLFRPKDVGRPKAEVAAEFLNSRIPNCAVVAYFKKIQDMDESFYRQFHIIVCGLDSIIARRWINGMLMSFLHYEDGVLDPSSIIPLIDGGTEGFKGNVRVIIPGMTACVECTLELYPPQVNFPMCTIASMPRLPEHCIEYVRILQWPKEQPFGEGVALDGDDPEHIQWIYQKSLERASQFNIKGVTYRLTQGVVKRIIPAVASTNAVIAAVCATEVFKIATSAYIPLNNYLVFNDADGLYTYTFEAERKENCPACSQLPQNIEISPSAKLQEILDYLTNNASLQMKSPAITATMYGGNKTLYLQTVASIEERTRPNLSKTLKELGLVDGQELAVADVTTPQTMLFKLHFTT
- the UBA3 gene encoding NEDD8-activating enzyme E1 catalytic subunit isoform X6, which produces MADGEEPEKKRRRLEELLADGMAVDGGCGDTGDWEGRWNHVKKFLERSGPFTHPDFEPGTQALEFLLSTCKVLVIGAGGLGCELLKNLALSGFRQIHVIDMDTIDVSNLNRQFLFRPKDVGRPKAEVAAEFLNSRIPNCAVVAYFKKIQDMDESFYRQFHIIVCGLDSIIARRWINGMLMSFLHYEDGVLDPSSIIPLIDGGTEGFKGNVRVIIPGMTACVECTLELYPPQVNFPMCTIASMPRLPEHCIEYVRILQWPKEQPFGGVALDGDDPEHIQWIYQKSLERASQFNIKGVTYRLTQGVVKRIIPAVASTNAVIAAVCATEVFKIATSAYIPLNNYLVFNDADGLYTYTFEAERKENCPACSQLPQNIEISPSAKLQEILDYLTNNASLQ